From Echinicola jeungdonensis, the proteins below share one genomic window:
- the leuS gene encoding leucine--tRNA ligase gives MADYNFQEIEKKWQDYWDSAQVFNAKIDPKKPKFYSLDMFPYPSGSGLHVGHPLGYIASDIVTRYKRLQGFNVLHPMGYDSFGLPAEQYAIQTGQHPAITTEENIKRYAEQLKNIGFAFDWDKEVRTSDPSYYKWTQWIFMQLFDSYYDKSEEKAKDIQELVSIFEKEGNAQVNAACDEDTEIFSADDWKGFSEKEQQQVLLQYRLTYLAETTVNWCPALGTVLSNDEVKDGFSERGGHPVERKKMMQWSMRITAFAERLLQDLEKVDWPEPIKEMQRNWIGRSTGAEMVFQVKNRDTKIKVFTTRIDTIYGVTYLALAPESELATELITDDQREEAEAYIEVAKNRSERDRMSDVKTISGAFTGSYAINPFNGEEIPIWVADYVLAGYGTGAVMAVPAHDDRDYRYAKHFGMEIRQVLEGSKDDIPFDGWGATAMNSDFLDGLPMEEAMAKAIEFLETEKIGKGKIQYRMRDAIFTRQRYWGEPLPVYFKDDVPYLIDEKDLPLVLPEVDKYLPTEDGEPPLGRATDWTYKTEEGEFPLELSTMPGWAGSSWYFFRYMDAHNDKEFVSKEAQEYWEAVDLYIGGSEHATGHLLYSRFWTKFLHDRGYVNVVEPFKKMINQGMIQGRSNFVYRVKGSNKFVSYGLRNDYDTAEMHVDVNMVHNDVLDLEAFKAWRPDLAEAEFVLEDGKYICGAEVEKMSKSKYNVVNPDDIIDRYGADTLRLYEMFLGPLEQFKPWNTNGIDGVSKFLKKLWRLFQDKKGNFSVSDEKPSQKELKALHKTIKKVEEDMNNYAFNTSVSSFMICVNELSSLKCNKRAILEPLTVIISPFAPHIAEELWSLLGHEQSVIEAVFPKYKEEYLTEDAHEYPVSINGKMRTKLPLSLSLNKQEIEEAALEDATVAKWLDGKSPKKVIVVPGKIVNIVV, from the coding sequence ATGGCTGACTATAATTTTCAAGAAATAGAAAAAAAATGGCAGGATTACTGGGATTCCGCCCAGGTTTTCAATGCCAAAATAGATCCTAAAAAACCCAAATTTTATTCCCTGGACATGTTTCCCTACCCCTCAGGGTCAGGCTTGCATGTGGGACACCCATTAGGTTACATTGCTTCGGACATTGTCACCCGCTACAAGCGCTTGCAGGGATTTAATGTTCTGCATCCCATGGGGTATGATTCCTTTGGCTTGCCTGCTGAACAGTATGCCATTCAGACCGGGCAACACCCAGCCATTACCACTGAGGAAAATATCAAAAGATATGCAGAGCAATTAAAAAATATCGGTTTTGCTTTTGACTGGGACAAGGAGGTAAGGACTTCTGATCCATCTTACTACAAATGGACCCAATGGATATTTATGCAGCTTTTTGATAGCTATTATGATAAGTCTGAAGAAAAGGCTAAAGATATCCAAGAACTGGTTTCCATTTTTGAAAAAGAAGGGAATGCCCAGGTCAATGCAGCTTGTGATGAGGATACTGAAATTTTTTCTGCTGATGATTGGAAGGGTTTTTCTGAAAAAGAACAGCAACAAGTTCTTTTACAGTACCGCTTGACCTATTTGGCTGAAACCACTGTAAACTGGTGTCCAGCCTTGGGAACCGTGCTTTCCAATGATGAAGTAAAAGACGGTTTTTCCGAAAGAGGCGGCCACCCTGTGGAAAGGAAAAAGATGATGCAATGGAGTATGCGGATTACTGCATTTGCAGAGCGTCTATTGCAGGACCTTGAAAAAGTGGACTGGCCGGAACCCATCAAAGAAATGCAACGCAACTGGATCGGAAGATCCACTGGTGCAGAGATGGTATTCCAGGTCAAAAACCGTGACACCAAAATCAAGGTCTTTACTACCCGGATTGATACTATTTATGGGGTTACATATTTGGCACTTGCACCGGAAAGTGAACTGGCTACAGAACTGATCACCGATGATCAAAGGGAAGAAGCCGAAGCCTATATAGAAGTGGCCAAAAACCGTTCGGAGAGAGACCGGATGAGTGATGTTAAAACCATCTCCGGGGCTTTTACCGGAAGTTATGCCATCAACCCATTCAATGGAGAAGAAATTCCTATTTGGGTGGCCGATTATGTCTTGGCAGGTTATGGCACTGGAGCTGTAATGGCCGTTCCCGCCCACGATGACCGGGATTACAGGTATGCCAAACACTTTGGAATGGAAATCCGACAGGTATTGGAAGGAAGCAAAGATGATATCCCTTTTGACGGATGGGGCGCTACAGCCATGAATTCAGATTTTCTGGATGGCTTGCCCATGGAAGAAGCCATGGCCAAAGCCATCGAATTCCTTGAAACAGAAAAAATCGGTAAAGGCAAAATTCAATACCGTATGCGGGATGCCATCTTTACCCGTCAGCGGTACTGGGGTGAACCACTTCCGGTTTATTTCAAGGATGACGTTCCTTACTTAATTGATGAAAAAGATTTGCCTCTGGTACTTCCTGAGGTAGATAAATATTTGCCCACCGAGGATGGAGAACCCCCTTTGGGCCGGGCAACAGACTGGACTTATAAAACTGAGGAAGGAGAATTTCCTTTGGAACTAAGCACCATGCCGGGTTGGGCGGGATCCAGCTGGTATTTCTTCCGTTATATGGATGCCCATAATGACAAGGAGTTTGTCAGCAAAGAAGCCCAGGAATACTGGGAAGCTGTGGACCTTTATATCGGAGGTTCCGAACATGCCACTGGCCACTTACTATACTCAAGATTCTGGACCAAGTTCCTCCATGACCGTGGATATGTCAATGTGGTGGAGCCATTCAAAAAAATGATCAACCAGGGCATGATCCAGGGCCGCTCCAACTTTGTCTATAGGGTCAAAGGCAGCAATAAGTTTGTTAGCTATGGCTTGAGGAATGATTACGACACTGCAGAAATGCACGTTGATGTCAATATGGTTCATAATGATGTGCTGGACCTGGAAGCTTTCAAGGCCTGGAGACCTGATTTGGCAGAAGCAGAATTTGTACTGGAAGACGGCAAATACATTTGTGGTGCCGAAGTGGAAAAAATGTCTAAGTCCAAATACAATGTGGTCAATCCGGATGACATCATCGACCGTTATGGTGCGGATACCTTAAGGCTTTATGAAATGTTCCTTGGGCCACTAGAGCAATTCAAACCCTGGAACACTAATGGTATCGACGGAGTGTCCAAGTTCCTGAAAAAGCTGTGGAGATTGTTCCAGGATAAAAAAGGCAACTTTAGCGTATCTGATGAAAAGCCTTCACAAAAGGAATTGAAAGCCCTGCACAAGACCATCAAAAAGGTAGAAGAAGATATGAACAATTACGCATTCAATACCTCTGTATCCAGCTTTATGATCTGTGTCAATGAGCTTTCTTCTTTGAAATGTAATAAGAGAGCCATTTTAGAACCTTTGACAGTCATTATTTCTCCCTTTGCCCCGCATATTGCTGAGGAACTTTGGTCTCTTTTAGGTCATGAGCAATCTGTCATTGAAGCCGTCTTCCCGAAATATAAAGAGGAATACCTGACTGAAGATGCCCATGAATATCCAGTTTCCATCAATGGAAAAATGAGGACCAAGCTACCGCTTTCCCTGAGCTTGAACAAGCAGGAAATTGAGGAAGCTGCTTTGGAAGATGCCACCGTAGCCAAATGGTTGGATGGCAAGTCTCCCAAGAAGGTGATTGTGGTTCCCGGGAAAATTGTCAATATCGTGGTTTAA
- a CDS encoding mechanosensitive ion channel family protein — MQDLLQDIKEEGLSAILERLKDLLGTTILNIGDSKLTIGIIITLIISIFVLIVVSEWIRKFLVHKLLPRYHMEIGTRQSVGTILKYIMITVGTVVILQNTGIDMSALGILAGALGVGIGFGLQNITNNFISGLIILFEQPIKVGDRIEVEEVNGDVIKISARSTMVVTNDNITIIVPNSQFIDNPVINWSHNDRNIRFNYPVHVSYKEDPQKVKEILQEVAIAHEGVLKSPPPDVLFQEYGDSSLDFILRVWSSAYINKPNVLKSQLYYEIFRRFREEGIQIPYPQRDLHLKSGFEKFNY, encoded by the coding sequence ATGCAGGATCTTTTACAGGATATAAAGGAGGAAGGGCTAAGCGCTATCCTGGAGCGATTGAAAGACCTTTTGGGTACCACCATATTAAACATAGGTGATTCCAAACTCACCATCGGCATTATTATTACCCTGATCATATCCATTTTTGTCCTGATTGTGGTATCCGAATGGATCAGAAAATTCCTTGTCCACAAGCTCCTGCCACGGTACCATATGGAAATCGGAACCCGCCAATCTGTGGGTACCATTTTGAAATATATCATGATCACCGTGGGTACCGTAGTCATTCTCCAAAATACCGGGATAGACATGAGTGCCCTTGGTATTTTGGCCGGAGCATTAGGTGTGGGTATAGGTTTTGGTCTCCAAAATATCACCAACAATTTTATCAGTGGCCTAATTATCCTTTTTGAACAGCCCATCAAAGTGGGAGACAGAATTGAAGTGGAGGAGGTCAATGGAGATGTAATAAAAATATCAGCCCGATCGACTATGGTCGTCACCAATGACAATATAACCATCATCGTGCCCAACAGCCAATTTATTGACAACCCCGTAATCAACTGGTCCCATAATGACCGAAATATCCGGTTCAACTATCCGGTTCATGTTTCTTACAAGGAAGATCCCCAAAAGGTAAAAGAAATCTTACAGGAAGTGGCCATTGCCCATGAGGGCGTTTTAAAATCTCCACCACCGGATGTTTTATTTCAAGAATACGGGGACAGCAGCCTGGATTTTATTTTAAGGGTTTGGTCCTCCGCCTATATTAACAAGCCCAACGTTTTGAAAAGTCAACTTTATTATGAAATTTTCAGGCGGTTTAGGGAGGAGGGAATACAAATCCCATACCCTCAAAGAGATTTGCATTTGAAATCCGGATTTGAAAAGTTTAACTACTGA
- a CDS encoding bifunctional GNAT family N-acetyltransferase/carbon-nitrogen hydrolase family protein, with translation MTKQKEEIVHRLKLRNLHLSDYKNIHEIMVNIYKNQAMAYTRQEFKNQINAFPEGQICIEDNGRIVAVALSLIVDYSKFGDNHTHDQITGYGKFDTHDPEGDTLYGTDVFVDREYRGLRLGRRLYDARKELCENLNLRSIIAGGRIPGYSKYADQMTPRKYIDLVKNKEIYDPVLSFQLANEFHVRKVITKYLPEDKDSRAYATLLEWNNIYYEKDEKLIGNQKSIVRLGLVQWKMRRFKDIDDLMQQVEFFVDTVSGYKSDFCLLPEFFNAPLLADFNDMDASEAIRNLADYTEEILIRMKDLAISYNVNIIAGSMPEYDGKKLRNVSYLCRRDGTTDKQYKLHITPDEQAYWGLQGGNGIKVFDTDAGRIGILICYDVEFPELGRILAEQEMDILFIPFWTDTKNAYLRVSTCAKARAVENECFVAITGSVGNLPRVENMDIQHSQAAIYSPCDFSFPHDAVVAEASLNTETTIVADVDLDLLTKLHKVGSVRNLQQRRLDLYSIQWKKNK, from the coding sequence ATGACGAAGCAAAAAGAAGAGATTGTCCACCGATTAAAACTGAGAAACCTGCATCTCTCAGATTATAAAAATATCCATGAGATCATGGTGAATATTTACAAAAACCAGGCTATGGCATATACCCGGCAGGAGTTTAAAAACCAAATAAATGCATTTCCGGAAGGGCAGATATGCATTGAAGATAATGGCAGGATTGTGGCTGTAGCTTTGAGTTTGATTGTGGATTACAGCAAATTTGGGGACAATCATACCCATGACCAGATCACAGGGTATGGGAAATTTGATACCCACGATCCGGAAGGGGACACGCTTTATGGAACCGATGTTTTTGTGGACCGGGAATACCGGGGGCTACGGCTGGGGAGAAGGCTTTATGATGCCCGAAAGGAGCTTTGTGAAAACCTGAATCTCCGCAGTATCATTGCTGGGGGAAGAATCCCCGGTTACAGCAAATATGCTGACCAAATGACTCCCAGAAAATATATTGACCTGGTCAAAAACAAAGAGATTTATGATCCTGTACTCTCTTTCCAATTGGCCAATGAGTTTCATGTGCGGAAGGTCATTACCAAATATTTGCCTGAAGATAAAGATTCCAGGGCTTATGCCACCTTGTTGGAGTGGAATAATATTTATTATGAAAAGGATGAAAAACTCATTGGTAACCAAAAATCCATTGTCCGGCTGGGTTTGGTGCAATGGAAAATGCGGCGCTTTAAGGATATCGATGACCTGATGCAACAGGTGGAATTTTTTGTGGACACCGTATCGGGTTACAAATCGGACTTTTGCCTTTTGCCGGAGTTTTTCAATGCGCCGTTATTGGCCGACTTTAATGATATGGATGCTTCTGAGGCCATCAGGAACCTGGCAGATTATACCGAGGAGATTTTGATAAGGATGAAGGACCTGGCCATTTCCTACAATGTGAATATCATAGCTGGCAGTATGCCGGAATATGACGGAAAAAAACTCCGGAATGTAAGCTACCTCTGCCGTAGGGATGGTACCACAGATAAACAATATAAATTGCATATCACGCCGGATGAGCAAGCCTATTGGGGCCTTCAGGGAGGAAATGGGATCAAAGTATTTGACACTGATGCAGGAAGGATAGGGATTCTAATCTGTTATGATGTGGAATTCCCCGAGTTGGGTAGGATTTTGGCCGAGCAGGAAATGGATATTTTATTTATTCCTTTCTGGACCGATACCAAAAATGCCTACCTTCGTGTCAGCACCTGCGCAAAAGCCAGGGCAGTGGAAAATGAATGCTTTGTTGCTATTACAGGTTCTGTAGGGAATTTGCCCAGGGTCGAAAATATGGATATCCAGCATTCTCAGGCTGCCATTTATTCACCCTGTGATTTTTCATTTCCCCATGATGCGGTAGTAGCAGAAGCTTCACTAAACACTGAAACGACTATTGTGGCGGATGTAGACCTGGATTTATTGACCAAATTGCACAAAGTGGGTAGTGTAAGGAATCTGCAACAAAGGCGTTTGGATCTTTATTCCATCCAATGGAAAAAAAATAAATAG
- a CDS encoding KdsC family phosphatase, giving the protein MENYLSGMNDIIREKASRVKLLITDIDGVLTDGGVIYDDNYLEYKKFNVKDGLIVKVLKNNGLKIGAITGRNSPVVRSRCEELDFDFHYHGISHKGEKLDEVLKKFQIGLDECAYIGDDLIDIPILTRVGFSAAPIDALPYVRQKVDFISSLPGGKGVFREVADVILSSKGLLEKIINELSEK; this is encoded by the coding sequence ATGGAGAATTACCTCTCAGGAATGAATGATATTATCCGTGAAAAAGCCTCACGGGTCAAATTATTGATCACTGATATAGATGGAGTCCTTACTGATGGCGGGGTGATTTATGATGATAATTATCTGGAATATAAAAAATTCAATGTAAAGGATGGATTGATCGTCAAAGTCTTAAAAAATAATGGTTTGAAGATTGGGGCCATTACCGGTAGAAATTCACCTGTTGTACGGAGCCGCTGTGAAGAATTGGATTTTGATTTTCATTATCATGGTATTAGTCACAAGGGCGAAAAGCTGGATGAGGTCCTTAAGAAATTTCAAATAGGACTTGATGAATGTGCTTACATTGGGGATGACCTGATCGATATTCCCATTTTGACCAGGGTGGGGTTTTCAGCTGCTCCAATAGATGCCTTGCCTTATGTAAGGCAAAAAGTCGATTTTATTTCCTCCCTTCCGGGTGGAAAAGGGGTGTTCCGCGAAGTAGCAGATGTGATCTTAAGTTCAAAGGGGCTTTTAGAGAAAATAATAAACGAATTGTCAGAAAAATAA
- the kdsA gene encoding 3-deoxy-8-phosphooctulonate synthase produces the protein MKVSTQPMKISEEIVLGKNKPVLFSGPCAVESFDICMEIGEKVKKETQRLGFDYVFKASFDKANRTSSGSFRGIGMDMSLEVLQRVGKELGVPLVTDVHESHQVSEVAQVVDVIQIPAFLCRQTDLLLAAGQSGKAVKIKRGQFMAPEDMQYAVQKVRSTGNENVCLTERGYSLGYHNLVVDMRSLPTMRQFAPVVFDVTHSVQQPGGQGGSSGGQRQFAPYLARAAAATGVDGFFIETHPDPSIALSDGPNMVPLNQMGGFLEMLKATWELGNSYKEFQLK, from the coding sequence ATGAAAGTATCCACCCAACCCATGAAAATCTCTGAGGAGATCGTTTTGGGGAAAAATAAACCTGTTTTGTTTTCCGGACCTTGTGCGGTAGAGAGTTTTGATATATGCATGGAGATAGGGGAAAAAGTCAAAAAGGAAACCCAACGTTTGGGTTTTGATTATGTTTTTAAAGCCTCTTTTGATAAAGCCAACCGGACTTCCTCAGGTTCTTTTAGAGGCATAGGTATGGACATGTCTTTAGAGGTTCTCCAAAGAGTGGGAAAAGAGCTTGGAGTGCCTTTGGTGACAGATGTGCATGAAAGCCATCAGGTTTCTGAAGTGGCCCAAGTGGTGGATGTAATTCAAATTCCCGCCTTCCTTTGTCGCCAGACGGATTTGCTATTGGCTGCAGGCCAATCAGGAAAAGCTGTGAAAATAAAAAGAGGGCAGTTTATGGCTCCTGAAGATATGCAATATGCGGTCCAAAAAGTAAGGTCAACCGGAAATGAAAATGTCTGCCTTACTGAAAGGGGATATTCACTTGGTTATCATAACCTGGTAGTGGATATGCGGTCATTGCCTACGATGAGGCAATTTGCCCCCGTGGTTTTTGATGTCACCCATTCCGTACAGCAACCCGGAGGTCAGGGAGGATCCAGTGGCGGACAGCGGCAATTTGCTCCCTACCTGGCCCGTGCAGCTGCTGCCACAGGTGTAGATGGGTTTTTTATCGAAACCCATCCCGATCCATCTATAGCCCTAAGTGATGGCCCTAATATGGTTCCTTTAAACCAAATGGGAGGATTTTTGGAAATGCTTAAAGCTACCTGGGAATTGGGGAATAGCTATAAAGAATTCCAATTGAAATAA
- a CDS encoding L,D-transpeptidase family protein: protein MKLRYFLFIASFSLIFTARCNQQKAEQDLPNSIRTVLESRLPNGDLEIAKEHIYLTGLLNEFYYFRNFKPAWTQEGKLTCQARELHYQIQQSQFDGLFPSDYHHNAIEELFVELDSINERGSQVPENKLSQLDVLLSDAYMRLGTHLYFGKVDPEDLTAGWNIPVKKSNPQLPNHLETAIRKKNIAESLESLCPSFPIYQQMRNFLRDFVNLEEKTNQWKKVSEAKMIQPLERNKDIPLIRDRLIFWKDLVPYPVEDEEVYDSAMLEGVYRFQERYGLNQDGIIGKATLEALNESPEDLIQKVSVNLERLRWLPDTLIDNRFIVVNIANFQLDLMQHGGRDTLLTSTAIVGRAYRSTPVFSAQMSYLVFNPVWTVPPGILKADVLPEIKKDLEYLEKKHMKVFTSGGQEVDPNKIDWRNAVADKFPYLVKQVPGPHNSMGLVKFMFPNKYNVYIHDTPEKELFKKDTRAFSSGCIRIQKPFELAKILLKEHPDWPEEKIEEAIQAGKEQTVSFKAKIPVVVLYLSFWTDWEGKPQIRRDVYKRDKPLYEVLSSRK from the coding sequence ATGAAGCTTCGGTATTTTTTATTTATTGCAAGCTTTTCATTGATTTTTACAGCCCGATGTAATCAGCAAAAGGCTGAGCAAGACCTCCCCAACTCAATCAGAACTGTCCTGGAATCAAGGCTGCCCAATGGGGATTTGGAAATTGCGAAAGAACATATTTACCTTACCGGCCTATTGAATGAATTTTACTATTTCCGGAATTTTAAGCCGGCATGGACACAGGAAGGTAAATTGACCTGCCAGGCCCGTGAACTGCATTACCAAATCCAACAATCCCAATTTGATGGGCTTTTCCCAAGTGATTACCACCATAATGCCATTGAGGAGCTGTTTGTGGAATTGGACTCAATCAATGAAAGAGGGAGCCAAGTCCCTGAAAATAAATTATCCCAATTGGATGTGTTGTTGTCAGATGCTTATATGCGACTTGGAACCCATCTTTATTTTGGAAAGGTAGATCCGGAAGATTTGACAGCTGGTTGGAACATTCCAGTAAAAAAATCCAATCCCCAACTTCCCAATCATCTGGAAACGGCAATCCGGAAAAAAAATATAGCAGAAAGTTTGGAGTCCCTGTGTCCATCTTTCCCTATATATCAACAAATGCGGAATTTCCTCAGGGATTTTGTTAATCTGGAGGAAAAAACAAATCAATGGAAAAAGGTTTCCGAGGCTAAAATGATTCAACCCTTGGAAAGAAATAAGGACATTCCCCTTATTAGGGATAGATTAATATTCTGGAAGGATTTGGTGCCTTATCCGGTGGAAGATGAGGAGGTCTATGACTCGGCCATGTTGGAAGGGGTGTATCGTTTCCAGGAAAGATATGGTTTGAATCAGGATGGGATAATTGGTAAAGCTACTTTAGAAGCCCTGAATGAATCCCCTGAAGATTTAATACAAAAAGTGTCTGTCAACCTGGAAAGGTTACGTTGGTTACCTGATACATTGATTGATAATCGGTTTATTGTGGTCAATATTGCCAATTTTCAGTTAGACCTTATGCAGCATGGAGGAAGGGATACTCTATTGACCTCAACGGCCATTGTGGGAAGGGCTTACCGAAGTACACCTGTTTTTAGTGCTCAGATGTCTTATTTGGTTTTTAATCCTGTATGGACCGTCCCACCTGGGATTTTGAAAGCGGATGTCCTACCTGAGATCAAAAAAGATTTGGAGTATTTGGAAAAAAAGCATATGAAGGTTTTTACCAGTGGAGGGCAGGAAGTTGATCCCAATAAAATTGACTGGAGAAATGCAGTTGCTGATAAATTTCCTTATTTGGTAAAACAGGTTCCCGGCCCCCATAATTCCATGGGGCTGGTGAAGTTCATGTTTCCCAATAAATACAATGTCTATATCCATGATACTCCAGAGAAAGAGCTGTTTAAAAAAGATACCAGGGCGTTCAGTTCAGGATGTATCCGGATCCAAAAACCTTTTGAGTTAGCAAAAATATTATTAAAGGAACATCCTGATTGGCCGGAAGAAAAAATTGAAGAGGCCATCCAGGCAGGAAAAGAACAAACCGTTAGTTTTAAAGCTAAAATTCCTGTGGTGGTTTTATACCTTAGTTTTTGGACAGACTGGGAAGGGAAACCCCAAATCAGAAGGGATGTTTACAAAAGGGACAAACCACTTTATGAGGTGCTGTCCTCTAGGAAGTAA
- a CDS encoding murein L,D-transpeptidase catalytic domain family protein has protein sequence MLKKISLICCVLVGLVHSSKTRPTYENFENNKDMGSPAEVLEAAISSHFTSNSNSAPSLEAIKIATQGYFQLIKSGKIEEGKPLTIIDFSLPSTQKRLWTINPINGNILHHSWVAHGKNSGGLMANHFSNKMSSHMSSLGFYLTAETYRGKHGYSLRLDGLEKGINDKARPRAIVIHGAAYANPSFIQKTGRLGRSWGCPALPMDNYKSIIDSIKGKSCLFIYAKNKQYKKTSRFYFLEDSTS, from the coding sequence ATGTTAAAAAAGATCAGTTTGATTTGCTGTGTTTTGGTGGGACTTGTACACTCATCCAAAACCAGACCCACATACGAAAATTTTGAAAATAACAAGGACATGGGATCTCCAGCTGAAGTTCTGGAAGCTGCCATTTCTTCCCATTTCACCAGTAATTCCAATTCAGCACCATCCCTGGAAGCTATAAAAATAGCTACACAAGGTTACTTTCAACTGATTAAGTCTGGAAAAATTGAGGAAGGAAAACCTTTGACCATTATTGATTTTTCGCTTCCCTCTACCCAAAAAAGGCTTTGGACCATCAATCCCATTAATGGTAACATCCTCCATCACAGCTGGGTGGCTCATGGAAAAAACAGTGGTGGCTTGATGGCCAACCACTTTTCCAATAAAATGTCCAGCCATATGAGCAGCCTTGGTTTTTATCTTACTGCTGAAACATATCGTGGAAAACACGGCTATTCCCTCCGTTTGGATGGGCTGGAGAAAGGAATCAATGACAAAGCCAGGCCCAGGGCCATTGTTATCCATGGAGCTGCTTATGCCAATCCATCCTTTATTCAAAAAACCGGAAGACTTGGAAGAAGCTGGGGCTGCCCTGCTCTTCCCATGGACAATTACAAATCCATAATTGACAGTATTAAGGGAAAATCCTGTCTTTTCATTTACGCCAAAAACAAACAATACAAAAAAACAAGCAGGTTTTACTTCCTAGAGGACAGCACCTCATAA
- a CDS encoding 6-pyruvoyl trahydropterin synthase family protein, whose amino-acid sequence MKVAVYRKEHFNAAHRLHNPEWTAEKNREVFGKCNNPNYHGHNYELFVKLVGPIDPDTGYVYDMKVLSDLIKEKVLKKFDHKNLNLDTDEFKQLNPTAENIAVVIWDILRKEIEDKYDLTVRLYETERNYVEYDGGKS is encoded by the coding sequence ATGAAAGTAGCGGTTTACCGTAAAGAACATTTTAATGCAGCACATCGACTACATAACCCTGAATGGACTGCCGAAAAGAATAGGGAAGTATTTGGGAAATGCAATAACCCTAATTATCATGGCCATAATTACGAATTATTTGTAAAGTTGGTAGGTCCTATTGATCCGGACACGGGGTATGTATATGATATGAAGGTGTTGAGTGATCTTATAAAGGAAAAAGTCCTAAAGAAATTTGACCATAAAAACTTAAACCTGGATACCGATGAATTCAAACAGCTTAACCCAACTGCAGAAAACATTGCTGTGGTTATTTGGGATATTTTAAGAAAAGAAATTGAAGATAAATACGATCTAACAGTTCGACTATATGAAACAGAAAGAAATTATGTTGAATACGACGGGGGTAAATCTTGA
- the folE gene encoding GTP cyclohydrolase I FolE, whose amino-acid sequence MKQKEIMLNTTGVNLDQSIDEIGDEHVGTSHETPLREDAFEMDDELKMELIEKHFKEIMHVLGLDLKDDSLSGTPRRVAKMFVQEVFSGLDPKNKPEVKLFKNKYKYNEMLVEKDITLFSHCEHHFVPIYGKAHVAYISNGHVIGLSKINRIVQYFAKRPQVQERLTMQIGNELKSILGTDDVAVVIDAYHMCVSSRGVQDVNSKTLTSFYSGKFEDENVRNEFMQYISLK is encoded by the coding sequence ATGAAACAGAAAGAAATTATGTTGAATACGACGGGGGTAAATCTTGACCAATCCATAGATGAAATAGGGGATGAACATGTAGGGACATCGCATGAAACTCCCTTGCGGGAAGATGCTTTTGAAATGGATGATGAACTGAAAATGGAGTTGATCGAAAAACATTTTAAAGAGATCATGCATGTTTTGGGATTGGACCTGAAAGATGACAGCCTTAGCGGAACACCCAGAAGGGTTGCCAAAATGTTTGTCCAGGAGGTTTTTAGCGGCTTGGATCCCAAAAATAAGCCTGAAGTAAAGCTTTTTAAGAATAAGTATAAGTATAATGAAATGCTGGTGGAAAAAGATATTACCCTTTTTTCGCATTGTGAGCACCATTTTGTGCCTATTTATGGAAAAGCCCATGTGGCGTATATCAGCAATGGTCATGTAATCGGACTCTCTAAGATCAACCGTATTGTACAGTATTTTGCAAAAAGACCACAAGTGCAGGAACGATTGACTATGCAGATTGGAAATGAGTTGAAGTCAATTCTTGGTACAGATGATGTGGCTGTCGTGATTGATGCTTACCATATGTGTGTTTCGTCCAGGGGCGTACAGGATGTCAACAGCAAAACCTTGACTTCCTTCTATAGTGGTAAGTTTGAGGATGAAAATGTCCGTAATGAATTTATGCAATATATTTCACTGAAATAG